One segment of Rhodothermales bacterium DNA contains the following:
- a CDS encoding aminotransferase class IV produces MSDELQLIETMRWTGSVRLLGYHLARLGASAEALGFGMDRPAIRRAIEACIPQEDPDSPMRLRLLLDRDGRVSCTASALTDPPAGPVRLHLARSVHLDPASGLSVHKTTRRAIYDAAWAEAQAAGCGEALLMDVEGRVCEGSRTNLFVRLGSRVFTPPRSAGILPGVYRSYLIKKHPGIVERDLYPNDLARADALYVTNAVWGVRLAISD; encoded by the coding sequence ATGTCGGATGAACTGCAACTGATCGAGACCATGCGGTGGACCGGCAGCGTCCGGCTGCTCGGGTACCATCTCGCCCGGCTGGGTGCGTCGGCGGAGGCGCTGGGATTTGGAATGGATCGGCCGGCGATTCGCCGCGCCATCGAGGCCTGCATCCCGCAGGAGGATCCGGACAGCCCGATGCGGCTCCGCCTGCTGCTGGACAGGGACGGCCGGGTTTCATGCACGGCCTCGGCGCTGACCGACCCGCCCGCCGGCCCCGTACGGCTTCATCTGGCGCGGTCAGTCCATCTGGACCCCGCTTCGGGCCTTTCTGTCCATAAGACGACGCGTCGGGCGATCTACGACGCCGCGTGGGCCGAGGCGCAAGCCGCCGGCTGCGGGGAGGCGCTGCTGATGGATGTGGAGGGTCGGGTTTGCGAAGGCTCCCGGACGAATCTGTTCGTCCGACTGGGCAGCCGGGTCTTCACCCCGCCCCGCTCCGCCGGCATCCTCCCGGGTGTCTACCGCAGCTATCTGATCAAAAAACACCCCGGCATCGTTGAACGCGACCTCTACCCCAACGATCTTGCCCGGGCCGATGCCCTCTACGTCACCAACGCGGTATGGGGCGTGCGGTTAGCGATTAGCGATTAG
- a CDS encoding aminodeoxychorismate synthase component I, protein MTPPAPDAIATRLREPGTVLLDTAKRDDGEPGGCLLFANPVRHIVAESVADVMPALHRAQAAVDAGRYIAGFVSYEAGAACCGLSPAHAGPEPLLWFGVYDAPAAIDLPEADTPVWIGDRRLAIARDAYAEAIGRIKDHIREGDVYQVNFTTSLRFPYRGDPFALYRALRSRQRVAYGAYVPRPGGAMLSFSPELFFRIDGDRITARPMKGTVRRGADAADDARLGAWLLADEKNRAENLMIVDLLRNDLSRVCEVGSVEVPALFSLERYETLFQMTSTVTGRLRPNVDLPALFEALFPCGSITGAPKRSAMQRIAALETGPRGVYCGTIGFVAPGGDAVFNVAIRTLALRDGEGVMGVGSGIVWDSDAGAEYDECLLKGAFLGEIAPSPALPVRG, encoded by the coding sequence GTGACCCCTCCCGCCCCTGATGCCATCGCCACCCGGCTCCGCGAGCCGGGGACGGTGCTGCTCGACACGGCAAAACGCGACGATGGCGAGCCGGGAGGATGTCTGCTGTTCGCGAATCCGGTTCGGCACATCGTCGCCGAATCCGTGGCGGATGTCATGCCGGCGTTGCACCGGGCCCAGGCCGCCGTCGATGCCGGGCGCTACATCGCCGGGTTCGTGAGCTATGAGGCCGGCGCGGCGTGCTGCGGCCTCTCGCCGGCCCACGCCGGCCCGGAGCCCCTCCTGTGGTTCGGCGTCTACGACGCGCCGGCGGCGATCGACCTCCCCGAAGCGGATACGCCCGTCTGGATCGGCGACCGCCGGCTCGCCATCGCGCGCGACGCCTATGCGGAAGCGATCGGCCGGATCAAGGACCACATTCGCGAGGGCGACGTCTACCAGGTGAATTTCACCACGTCGCTGCGCTTTCCCTACCGCGGCGATCCGTTCGCGCTCTACCGGGCGCTCCGCAGCCGCCAGCGGGTGGCCTACGGCGCCTATGTGCCGCGCCCCGGAGGAGCGATGCTGAGCTTTTCGCCCGAACTGTTTTTTCGCATCGACGGCGACCGGATCACGGCGCGGCCGATGAAGGGGACCGTCCGCCGGGGCGCCGATGCGGCCGACGACGCGCGCCTCGGGGCGTGGCTGCTGGCCGACGAAAAGAATCGGGCGGAGAATCTGATGATCGTCGATCTCCTGCGAAACGACCTGTCGCGCGTCTGCGAAGTCGGCTCCGTGGAGGTGCCGGCGCTCTTTTCGCTCGAACGCTACGAGACGCTGTTTCAAATGACCTCCACCGTCACCGGACGCCTCCGGCCCAATGTCGATCTGCCGGCGCTGTTCGAGGCGCTCTTCCCCTGCGGGTCGATCACCGGCGCGCCCAAGCGGAGCGCCATGCAGCGGATCGCCGCCCTTGAAACGGGCCCTCGCGGTGTGTATTGCGGGACCATCGGTTTTGTCGCGCCGGGAGGCGACGCCGTGTTCAACGTCGCCATCCGCACGCTCGCCCTGCGGGATGGGGAAGGCGTCATGGGCGTCGGGAGCGGCATCGTGTGGGATTCGGACGCCGGCGCGGAATACGACGAGTGCCTGCTCAAGGGGGCTTTTCTGGGAGAGATCGCCCCGTCGCCGGCCCTGCCCGTGCGGGGGTGA